The proteins below are encoded in one region of Caulobacter henricii:
- the ggt gene encoding gamma-glutamyltransferase codes for MRLFARFCAVLAAALLFAAPPVLAKPAARPQPTLTAGAVASPDRYGALAAEQILQAGGNAVDAAVATAFALAVTYPEAGNLGGGGFMTLLVDGKPYFLDYRETAPAAARAEMFLGPDGEPVAELSQYGNLAVGTPGTVRGMAMAHQRFGKLPWARVLAPAIGYARDGFLVTPQLIGILDGSRGPLAPTNFEAHFGGLKAGAVFRQPALADTLTRIARDGDRAFYEGQTADLIVAQMGRGPVKGLITRADLAAYRAVWREPLQANWRGYRVITAPPPSSGGIALMQLLLMKQQAARLFEGVPLNSPRYMHLVAEIEKRVFADRAEYLGDPDFVKVPVEALIAPAYLAGRAGQIDPDKPSPTPSVQPGLERPQTTHFSIVDKWGNAVSNTYTINGWFGSGVVVEGAGFLLNNEMDDFSAKPGVPNMFGVVGGSANAIAPGKRPLSSMTPTILTQDGQVAMVIGTPGGSRIFTSVFQVLANVYDHGLSLAEAQKQQRFHHQLLPKDTITFEPYAPASAELRRGLEAMGYVLVAQDYNGDIEAIQVLNGTPVPVADPRARGEARVVK; via the coding sequence TTGCGTCTGTTCGCCCGGTTCTGCGCGGTGCTCGCCGCCGCCTTGCTATTCGCCGCGCCCCCGGTTCTGGCCAAGCCCGCCGCCAGGCCGCAACCGACCCTCACCGCCGGCGCGGTCGCCTCGCCGGACCGCTATGGAGCCCTGGCGGCTGAACAGATCCTGCAAGCCGGCGGCAATGCCGTGGACGCGGCGGTGGCCACGGCCTTTGCCCTGGCGGTGACCTATCCCGAGGCCGGCAATCTGGGTGGCGGCGGCTTCATGACCCTGCTGGTCGATGGCAAGCCCTATTTCCTCGACTATCGCGAGACCGCCCCCGCCGCCGCCCGGGCCGAGATGTTCCTCGGCCCCGATGGCGAGCCGGTGGCCGAGCTCAGCCAGTATGGCAATCTGGCCGTCGGCACGCCCGGCACGGTGCGCGGCATGGCCATGGCCCACCAGCGGTTCGGCAAGCTGCCCTGGGCCAGGGTGCTGGCCCCCGCCATCGGCTATGCCCGCGACGGCTTCCTGGTCACGCCACAGCTGATCGGCATTCTGGACGGCAGCCGCGGCCCTCTGGCCCCGACCAATTTCGAGGCTCATTTCGGCGGGCTGAAGGCCGGTGCGGTGTTCCGCCAGCCGGCCCTGGCCGACACCCTGACCCGCATCGCCAGGGACGGCGACAGGGCCTTTTACGAAGGCCAGACCGCCGACCTGATCGTCGCCCAGATGGGACGCGGCCCGGTGAAGGGCCTGATCACCCGGGCCGATCTGGCGGCCTACAGGGCGGTGTGGCGCGAGCCCCTGCAGGCCAACTGGCGCGGCTATCGGGTCATCACCGCCCCGCCGCCCAGCTCGGGCGGCATCGCCCTGATGCAGCTGCTGCTGATGAAGCAGCAGGCGGCCAGGCTGTTTGAAGGCGTGCCGCTGAACAGCCCACGCTACATGCATCTGGTCGCGGAGATCGAAAAGCGGGTCTTCGCCGACCGGGCCGAATATCTCGGCGATCCGGATTTCGTGAAGGTGCCGGTCGAGGCCCTGATCGCTCCGGCCTATCTGGCGGGGCGCGCCGGCCAGATCGACCCGGACAAGCCCTCGCCGACCCCCTCGGTGCAGCCGGGCCTGGAGCGGCCGCAGACCACCCATTTCTCGATCGTCGACAAATGGGGCAATGCCGTCTCCAACACCTATACGATCAACGGCTGGTTCGGCTCCGGCGTGGTGGTCGAGGGGGCGGGCTTCCTGCTCAACAACGAGATGGACGACTTCTCGGCCAAGCCCGGCGTGCCCAACATGTTCGGGGTGGTCGGCGGGTCGGCCAATGCCATCGCGCCCGGCAAGCGGCCCCTGTCGTCCATGACCCCGACCATCCTGACCCAGGATGGCCAGGTGGCCATGGTGATCGGCACGCCGGGCGGCTCGCGGATCTTCACCTCGGTCTTCCAGGTGCTGGCCAATGTCTATGATCACGGCCTGTCCTTGGCCGAGGCCCAGAAGCAGCAGCGCTTCCACCACCAGCTGCTTCCGAAGGACACGATCACCTTCGAGCCCTATGCCCCGGCCTCGGCCGAGCTGCGCCGGGGGCTGGAGGCCATGGGCTATGTCCTGGTCGCCCAGGACTATAACGGCGACATCGAAGCCATCCAGGTCCTGAACGGCACGCCGGTTCCGGTCGCCGATCCCCGGGCGCGCGGTGAGGCGAGGGTGGTGAAGTAG